Within the Trichoderma breve strain T069 chromosome 3, whole genome shotgun sequence genome, the region gtctctcctgCTGGCTTGTTGACATCTTTGATCTTGCGAATCCTCCAATGTTCGGCACTAGTCCAGTTCTTTTGCAGTGCTTGATCGAAGAAGCTCAATATATCTTGATGCATTTTGTCTGCATTCTCCGGCTTGGCCATGGACACGATATACTCGCCGTTTTCATCAAAGCCTTCTCCCTCTCCGCCCTCTTCGCTATTCATACCAGCGTCGTATACACGCATTTGAGGTTCGAGagcagcctccttggccCAGGCTTCACCGCCCTCACCGAAagcaacatctccaagcGTGTCGAAGTTGCCAAGACCcaggtcgtcgtcgtcaaagCCGGCTGGCGAATCTTCATCGATGAATATGCCGGATTTATTGGCATGGTTGTCGGAGCTCTTGTTTTCCTGGTCTTGCCTCCAATCTTCCGGAGCTTTGAGGAAGGGAATGTCCATAGAGCCGGAAGGGTCTCCCAGCTCAAAACTCTTCAGAGACGGGCAAATATCAAGCTCATCCAGAAGGCCGAGGTCGGGGAAGAACCGCTGGCCGAGGGCCGAAACGTCAATCTCTATGTCGGCGTCATCCGCGTCCTCTTGGGTCTGGCTCTTGCGCTGGTCCTTCTCCGGCTGGCTGTGTTCGTCGTGTTCCATATCTAtatccccatccccatctctttccctttccctctcttcaACCTCGACTTCGGCCTCGacttcgtcttcgtcctcgtccccTTTATCctctttgtccttttcatctGCATCACCAGTGTCATCGCTACTGTCAAAGACAATTCGTCCCTGCGAGTCAATCATCAGGTGGTTAAGCAGTAGACCTTTGGCGCCTCCCTCGTCGAAATCGGCAGAGGCCTTCTTGAAAAGGGGATCGACAGCGAATTCGAGCTCAAATTTCTTGAGCTGCAGGGAGGCGAATGACGGCGCTAGTGTTGCTTCGGATGATCTCTGTACCTGTAAGATAGAACAAGCCGGTCAGCCTACGAAGGGGGATATTCTTAActcttccattgcttctgcttctgcttcttaccttcttcttcgtcttcttcttgacatttccatcctcatcaacctcttcttcgctctcttcgccttcgccggcgccgtcttcagcatcgcgatccttctttttgttattGCTATCTGCCAGACCACTCAGTAGCTTGCCGGTCTCGGTCGCGACGCTGTCGATTCGATTGGTGTAAATCTTGACACATCCATCAAGCGTACAACTCGCTTTCTGGAAATTGACGCCGTCGCCCTCTTTTAGCAAGGACATGTCGTGAAAGTAGTCGATGAGGGCAAAGTTCCATGAGTTGGTGGCATTGATCTTGTTGTCAgtggccatcttcatccactcTTCGAAGTTGGCCAGGATGGGAACACGCTTCATCGGCGTCACGGACACGCCTCCAACCATGATGggatcatcgtcatccagcCCCCCTCTTGTCCCCCGGGGCGTGTTGGGATCTTGTGAACCATTGTCAAATCCCCCAATCCCTAGGCTGTTGCGCGGGGTGGCCGCCCTCTTGATCTCCTTTATCTGCTTTTCCTGAAGTGCTTTTCGGTTGTTCATCCGCTGGCCCTTTTCTTGCGCATCATCGTTGAGGGGGATTCTATCATTCATCATTGGTATAAATGCCCAGCGACGCGGGGTTTGGGGTTTGGGGTtcacgagatgctgcttACTTGATGGGAGATTTGAATGGCGACCCCGAGATGTTGGTCGATGACGACTTTGCGCCACCAGCGCGTGGCATCTGAGCAATCCGAGGCATTTTCGGAATCGGGGTCCTCGCCGGGTTTGCGTTGAGTTTGTTCGAAGGTATCTGAGGCAAAGCCTCTGCCGCGTGTCGTCTCGGCCCAAGTATTTTTTGTTTACTGTTGACTTTCGTGAAGCAACACGAACTACCGGGTGTCTGCGAAACCCCACCGTGGCTGGCCAACCAATTGCTGCAAATTAAAAGCCACCTGCGCCACGCGCCACACTTGGCTGAAGTTTGTCGTTACGCGACAACGGTAagcaggtacaggtactcatCTGCAGATGTCTGGTacctcttttgctcttgttccTGGGCAAACGGTCAGAACTCAATGGGCAAAGTTGCCCCTGCACAGCCATTGTATCACCATAAAAATTTCGCACATGATGTCCCTGTGGCTTTCTCTGGCTGGTCTGGCTTTGTTCTTGACCGACTCTTGTAAATGCGCCAATCTAGGTGAAACACGATGCTCAAAGGCACAAAGTCCAAGTGCTTGGTCTGAGCTGGCACATGTACTCCGTGCCGCCAATGAATTGCAGCCACATTGGTGCTGGTACCAAGGTACCGAGCCGGCCCCAGAAACCTTAACTGTCCTGCAAGTTCCCACATTGTTTAGCAGGGCCTTTAGCACTGTCGGAGCACAGAAAAAGGCCCTGGAAATTGCACCGCCACAGAGGCGTCACAAAGAAACATGGGCTAGCGTCGGACGTCATTGAAGATCATGTCACAGCACCCGCAACCTGCAACCCACAACTGATGAGACGCTCATAACCATCGCATTGCCACGGCCAAACCCCAAGATCGCTTCCCGCAACTCGTCCGACGCAATCTTGCGATATGTCGATGCGACCAGCATGCGGACAACAAACGCCAGACGGGGCCGTTTGAGCTTCCGGCCCTTTTACACCACGGTTCTGCTGTTGTCTCTGCTGGCCGCGTACTCTTTCTTGGCACACACATACAATCAGCGTCATCATGGCGATAGCGACGGCAGCCTGGAGCTGTTCAGACGATCCGACGAAGAGCCCGAGTGTCGTCAAGTGCACACGGCCAAAGATCAGTGCGCTTTTGTAAAAGCATATTGCGTCGACGAAGACGCTGGGCTTCTTCCCTATCTCGAACTCTATTACTGCAGGCTGGGCAAAGCGCagccctttgcctttgtcctTCTGGTAACATGGCTGGGGCTTTTGTTTACTACTATCGGTATCGCGGCGAGCGACTTCTTCAGCGTCAATCTTAGCACCATTGCGACTATCCTGGGCCTCAGCGAGAGCCTTGCAGGTGTCACGTTCCTCGCCTTTGGAAATGGCTCTCCCGATGTTTTCAGCACCTTTGCAGCCATGAGCTCCAACAGCGCGAGCATGGCCGTCGGCGAACTCATCGGCGCTGCCAGCTTCATCACGGGCGTGGTGGCCGGGTCCATGGCCCTGGTTAGAGAGTTCAGAGTGGATCGTCGGACATATGCCAGGGACATCTGCTTCTTTATTGTTGCAGTTGCCTTTACCatgggcttcttggccgatgGAGAGCTGCGTTTCTGGGAGTGCTGCGCCATGATTGGATATTACATACTCTATGTCGTGACAGTTGTCGGATGCCATTGGTATATCACGAGGCGAAAGAGGAGGCTGCgcagagaaggagaggcCCGTAGTCACTTCTATGGGCTGACTGGCCATAGCGGAGATGAGCTGGCTGGCGAGCCTTACCGAGACGATCCCGACGATACgagccaagaagcaagccgACATGCGCCAAGCACTGTTGCAGAGAGTATCCTCTCCGCTTTGGAGCGCGGCCCCATTATAGAGGTTGACGGCCAGAGTGTTGGGACGCCAGGGAGCGTTGACAGCGAAGAAACGGACGAGGACCATGAAAGAATGGTTGTGGCAGAGGTAACGCGAAGCATGCGAGTCTTGCGCCCCCAAGGCGGGCGGAGGAACACACTTACACCCATTCGACCGAGTTTGATTGGAGCACTGGAGTTTAGATCTGCCTTGGCACACTTACAGCGGGAGAGCAACCTTCAGCTCTCTCCAATCCCAGCTAGGAGCTATTCTGAAAACCACGTTTATAGAGGGCGGAGGGGTAGCACGAGCGCCATCTCTGACCTGCTACCGTCCGACCAAGCCGATGTCTCAGCCCGTGATGCTGCCGTCGCCAatgggagagagagggctAGGTCGCACGGAACCGCTCCAGCCTCGGCATCTGTACCTCAAGACCTGTTGGGGGTCGTACGAGAGAGGTCAGATTCCAGTTTGCTATCCCCCTCAGATGGAGCTGCCAGCCAAAGGACGGCAAGCCCTGCACCGTCGTATCAAATTGGTGGAAAACTGGCACCTCCTCCAGTCGATTTACCAGGGGCTGGTGGTCATCACCGGCAGTCACCGCTTGCGCCCCGGCTTCAACTGCAGATACCCAGCCGACGTGGTAGCTTGAGCAGTCCAACGTCGCCCGTGATGCCTTTCCCTCAATACACAGATTCCCCTATGCCGATCTCGCCTAATACGCAAGTCGAGCAGCCTGGGTTTAGCATGCTTCCACCACCCTCGGCCACGGTCCGCGAAAGCCCATTTGCTACGTTTGGCAGTGCCGAGACTGAATCACGACCGGTAATATGGTGGCCATACTCGGTTCTTCCAGCGCCACATGTTCTCCTTGCCACACTATTTCCAACGTTGCAAGGgtggagagaaaaagcactGTGGGACAAGGCTATCAGCATCATATCTGTACCGAGCATTTTTCTATTGGTAATAACGCTACCGGTTGTTGAGTCAGAGACGACGACAGGAGAAGTCGATTCTCTGGACGATGCCCATACCTATCGTTCAAGTCATGTGGCTCCACCCATTTCGATCCAGCCAGGAGAAATCGAACCTGAAAATGAGTGGGATCGGTTTCGGAGATATTCGCTACATCGTAGGAATAGCGATACTATGACTGGAAGCGTTCAGACACCTCTCCTGGCGCTGCCAAACGAAGACACGTTGGTTATATCTCCCCATACTCGAGGGCCTGGCGCGCCCAAACCTTTGTCCGAAGTTCGGTCCATCAGCCAAGGTAGCGAGGAAAAGTTGGGATGGAACCGGTGGCTCGTctgcctccagctcttcatgGGGCCGCTGTTTGCCGTTGTTATTCTCTGGGCAAACATTTCCGAAGACTGGGAGAAGCCAGGGGCCATGTTGGTGCGCATGATTTTATGGACGCTTTTGGGATCGCTCATACTGCTGGGGGCCTTGCTTCTACTTACCTCGGAGCAGAAGCGACCCGAGTAccactttttgttttgcttcttggGATTCATCATTAGCATAGCTTGGATTTCAACGGTGGCGGGCGAAGTTGTCGGTGTTTTGAAGACTTTTGGCGTGGTCCTCGGTATTTCCGAGGCTTTACTTGGACTCACCATTTTCGCAGCTGGCAACAGTGTGGGCGATTTGGTGGCTGATATTACAGTGGCCCGACTTGGATACCCCGTCATGGCATTGTGAGTACAATTAGACCCCCTATTCTTCTTTGTGAATGATTGCTGACTGTGTGATTCTCCGTTACAGGTCTGCTTGCTTTGGTGGGCCAATGCTCAATATTCTACTTGGAATAGGCGTGGGCGGTGTCCTAATGATGGTTCAAGACGCAAATCGCCACCAGCATAAGCACCCAGGGGACGATTACGCATACAAACCGTATCGTATCCAGATAGGGGGCACGTTGATGATCTCGTCCATTACACTTCTCGTGATTCTGGTCGGCCTGCTCATCGCTGTGCCTCTGAACAAGTGGATTTTGAGCCGCAGAATTGGCTGGGCATTGATTGCGATCTGGGTGGCCAGCACGGTGGCCAACGTAATAGTCGAGCTTACAGGCGCAATTGGGGATATTTCTTAGGGGATTGTATAATATGTGCTCACTTTTTTGCTGGGCCTGTATGGGATATGATTTTTGATGGGGGTATGACGTTACGGGTTGAGGATATGGATTTGGTGCATCATTacgagcatgagcatgagcatgagcatgagcatgagcatgagcatgagcttgttgaagcaTTTCTTTCTTGTACAACATTCATTTTATGTTTactgttttgtttttgttcaGTAGGTAGATGGCATGCGGGATAGCAGCGTTGTAGGTTCAGGCCTGTGAATATACGAAATCGATGGACACCCAAATTGAGAACATCACCATACCAACTTCGAAGTACTCCAAGCAGCATTCAAGCTCTGTTAAACTCACAAGATTCACCGAATGCCAGCTGAATCTCAACCTCCACATTGCGCCCTCGTATCCACCCCGCAAACGTACTTTTCGAGATATGCCTTTGGCCTTGAAGATTTTACATGCCTCTTCGTATTCATTTACACCATCAATCAGTCACATTGCCATTGTACGCGTGTCCCCAAATCTACTCTTCATCTAATTAAAACAAGACCAGAGGCTATGTATACTCATCACATCCTTCATCTACTCCCTGGGCTGTGACGACAACTAAATTCTGTTCAAAGCTGATCCATGTCTTGCCAATAAACAATCGCCCAGTATCCCAAAAGCTTCAAGTTTGAAGAAACGTGGCTCTAATAAACGTGGCTCGTATGAACTGAAATTAGTGGCTCAAGGGTCTCTCATTTCTCCAGGCACTTTGCACTGCCCCTCCACCCCCCATTTGGCCTGTAGCACGAAGGATCACCTGTAAATACAGACGCTAGTTGAGCTGGTACAGGGGACTAGTGCGCTAAACTCGAAGCTCAAGCCAATTGGAGTTTCGTCACTGGATGGGCTCTCGTCAATATTTATTTTCACCGCCCTGCCCCTCGTTGTTGAGCATCCCATCCCGCAATTGAACATCTCGTCGTTCTACAAAGCTTCCATCCGAATTCGCATAGATTCCCGTGTCTCTTCAAAGCCTCACtgcttgtctctttttcatATCTTTTACATTTATTTTTCATATCTTCTTCTTAATTGCCCGCCATGTCTGCGCCCACCTATACCCCTCTTGAGGAGCGTCCTCTCAAGGACACCATCTGCCTCTTTGACGTCGACGGCACATTGACTCCCGCTCGTCTTGTAAGTCGGCATTGCACCACTTGAGAAGCACCGATATCGCCTGAAccatcttctttgacttccAATTCCCAATCTGCCACCAATTTCCTCCTCCAATTCGCAAATCCGCCGCCCCAATGCGCACCATCACCTTCGCTAACATGGAACCTCACAGGATGCCTCCCCCGAggtcctcgccctcctccaaGCCCTCCGCAAGAAGTGCTCCATCGGCTTCGTTGGCGGCTCCGACCTCATCAAGCAGGAAGAGCAGCTAGGAAAGCCCGCCGGCGTCCCCGTCACCACCCTCTTCGACTACTGCTTCGCCGAGAACGGCCTCACGGCCTACAAGCTCGGCCAGCCCCTCCcctccaacagcttcatccGCTGGATCGGCGAGGCCCAGTACAAGGAGCTCGCAAACTTCTGCCTGCACTACATCGCCGACCTCGACATCCCCGTCAAGAGGGGAACCTTTGTCGAGTTCCGCAACGGCATGATCAACGTCAGCCCCGTCGGCAGGAACGCCAGCACCCAGGAGAGGAACGACTTCGAGGCCTTtgacaaggaggccaaggttCGAGAGAAGTTTGTTGCTGCCCTCAAGGAGCGATTTGGACACTTGGGTCTTACGTACgtcttgcttttcttttttccccaaTTGCGCTTTCGTCAGTCTAGAATCATCAACTAACAAGTCCAATTAGCTTCTCTATTGGTGGCCAGATCTCCTTCGACGTCTTCCCCACCGGCTGGGACAAGACCTACTGCCTGCAGCACCTCGAgaacgaggccaagaagcccaacGGAATCACCTACAAGAACATCCACTTCTTCGGCGACAAGACCTTCGAGGGCGGCAACGACTTCGAGATCTACAGCGACTCCAGGACCATCGGCCACTCTGTCAAGGGTCCCGAGGACACCATGCGCATCCTGAAGGAGCTGTTTGACATCTAAATTCGGTTTATAAATGGAGGTCCGCCCATGTTCGACATCTATATATGTTTTTATAAATGGAGGTCCCGCCATGGGCGTGTTGCGCGCTTGAAAGAGATGTGGGAGAGATAGTAGAGCCAAATGCTTTCGCAAAAAGGACAGGTCCACGAATGATGGCCCCGTCGAATCAAATCTAGATAATACCAAGAATACCAAGATAACCCATATTCAAACATTTATACAAACGCTCATGTCATTATTCCTCTTGCTTCGCTCTCTAAAGGTAACAGAAACTACAACAaatacaagaagaaaagcagaaTTCGTTAATCTCTTATATACAAAAAAAATCAGGAGGAAAGCTGGCAGTCGAAATATCTCCCAACATTTTATCCACCTCTTGACGTAGAATGCGTCACCACCCAAAAACCTCATCGTCTTTACTTCTCTCTCATAGCCACATTCTTCTAGCCCCCTCATCTTCCATACTCCAAGTGGGGGATAATCACAGGGCCGTACTTGGTAGTGGCCGTAAAGGCTCCATCACCTTGTACCACAAAGTCAACCGCAAGGCTCAGCCTAGACAAGCCCGGTTGCTGGCTATGGATGCTAGGGTTTGGGCTAAATGGCCCCTGACTCTGGGCCATGACGGCATCGTGGTCATATGCAACAACGGCCACGTAGTTGCGGCGACCcatgagcttcttcagctctctCGTCGCTCCACTGGCATCGGTATGGAAAATttccatcatgtcttctTTGGTATCAGAGACTTCATGCGTGGACTTTTGGCCATTAAGCGGTACATAGAGCGTCTTCTGGTTATGGAGCAGCTTCAACACGTAGGTGCTCTGAGGCGCAGACACGATCGGTGAAGTGATAATCTGGTACATCGTCTTGTGGTCCCCAGGGTGAGTCGGGTCGTGAACGAGACCAGCTCCTGCACAGTTGACATCTGCAAAGACATGAGTTAGCATATATTGGGACCTGTAACGTGTAAATGGATAGGGGCAATTTAGAACCTACCTCCAGATAAGAATGTCATGCGGACACCTTTTTGCTGGGCGATACCTTGGAGGGTTCGGATGAAATATGTCCTCTCTAGATCCTTGGAGTCGTGCGTCCACATGTCCTTGAGGACTTCCTGGATATCCAGCTCACCAAATTGGTTGAGGACGTTGCCCATGAGTCCGGATTTACCAACAGCCTTCTTGACCTGGCTGAAACCCTGTGCCACCATCTCCTTACCACCCACAACACCCGCTACGGAGCTTGTGACTTTACCAAGAATATTATACGTCGTGTTGACGGCCTtctttccagcagcaacggtATTGGCCAAGCTCTCCACGGTATCCAGCCTAGGATAAACCAGCGGAACAGACACCATCCAGATAACATGCTGTACGCTGGGAGGTAGAGTCGCAACCTTGGGGAAAATACCCTGGTAAGTAGGTCCAGCCATGACACGAGCCTGGGTTCGTTCCGACCGACAGTCTGTCCCGACAACAGCCACTGCCGGACCAAGATACTTGACGAAATGCCACCCAGTACCTGTAATGGTGAAGATATCGTGGTCAGTGCTGACGTTACGCATCATCTCCACCGTTGTATGATGCTGGAATAGCAGGTACATGTCCGCTGCGACCCGCCCGGTGttcttgaagatggcagatgaTTGCATATAGTCAGGATATGAGCCAAATCCATCAAAGCTATAAAAAGTTAGAGAAAGGTCATTAAATCATGGATATGTGAAAGATAGGGATGAttctcccctttccccttttctACACTTACATGTCGTGGTCATCTATCTGCAAGACGTGAGGGATCTGAGCAAAAGCCTCCCTCAGATAAGGCTGGTCAAAGTGGCTTGTATAGTAGTGGAAGTAAGCATGGCTCACATCCTCCTCGTGGCGGGCTGTCCATTGCGTGTTTctcttgttgtctcttccaCTCATGGCTAGCCACTGCTTCATCAGAGGCACCTCCCTCCACAGCCGGTCACCATAGATCTGGTCACCCAAACCGAGTTGCACGTGGAAACCGCCGCATTCTACATTCTTCTGGAGAACGTCCTTCCACATGAAACCGACGCCACCCAGCTTGGAGCGCTCGTTTTGAGAAgtgccaacagcaaaatCGTTGCCCGAGTGGGCTATGAATCGCCATCCAGTCTCATGCCTTCCTGCGACGACGAATTCGTAGCGAGTACATCCAAGGTGCGACGTGACCGCATAAGTCCATCGGTCAGTGGCCTCTCccatgtcaatgtcaatctCGTATTTGTAAAATGTCCAGCGCTGGTGGACGAAGATAGGGTGGGGGATTAGCTGCTTGGGGTTTGGAGAAAGATCCATGCTCAGGTGCAGGTGAATGGTAGGCGGCTGGGGCGCATCtgtgacgatgaggatgctaCCAAACCATTTGCCCGTCTCGATATTCATGTTGACGTATTTCAGATAAGGGCCAAAGTAGACCCCGTTGGTCGGTTGGATCCTGTACATATCCACACCGGCGCTCGGCGGTGGTCCTGTGAAGCCGACAGTCGGGGCCTGTGAGGCCGCAACGCTCATGATGCTTTCAGCATATCCAGGTGTGTGAGGAGGAAACATGGGAGAAGCCATGGGCGTTTTGCCAAACATGGGGGAAGCCAAAGGATTTCCGTACGTCGAGGCGGTGGGCGAGAGGGGAGCTTGATCGTGTACAATAGGATTTGGACCCTTTGGAAACTCCCACTGAGTTGCCTGCGAGGCCAGGTGAATGTAATAGTATTGACCCGAATTCTGGTCAAGATGGGCAATCCATCCTTCAGGCAGAGGAGGCGGAGAAACAGGACCAGCCGCTGCGAGATTTGGGGGCATAGTGACGACCTGAGTATGCTGAATTGCTGGCTCCGGTTTAGGATCGTTTGCAAATGCAGGATGGCCTTGATTATGAGGAGCCGTAGAACTAAGacctgcggctgcggctgcggtgGCTGCAGCCGTAGCCGCGGCTACCACAGACTCTTTGGCAGGCTGTGGTGCCGAGCTGGTAGACGCAGAGGCTTGAGCTGGGGTTGGAGTAGCTGCGGGAACAGATGCAGGCGCTTGGTTGGCTTGTTGTGGTCGTTGCTTCTCATTCGGATATGAGCTACGTCCGCTAGGATTGACACTCGAGTAAGCCGGTGGAGGAGAGCTGGTGGACATGCGCTGGAAGTCCTGCTCCAAAACGCTTACTTGAGCTGGAGCGTTGGCCTGATTCTGCgctggctgctgttgaggaaTAGGGCTGGTGATTGGCTGTTGCGGCTGAGGAGATGAGACTGGGTTCATGCCTTGGTATACAGTCGGCGGACCCGACGGAGCTTGATCGGGAGACTCTGTAGGCGTCCAGGGGCGCTGAGGTTGTGGCTGTTGATTGTTGTACTGCGCCAGTCTCTGCGCGGCCGCAGCACTCTGTACCTGCGAGGCTTGAAGGCTGGTGAGGGTTGCTGTGCCAGAAATGCCTGAAGCGGCATACCGAGCCTCGATTCCCCCTCCGGGCATGTTTCCAGGCTCTACGATGGGAGTCTCTGGAGGCGGGGGCGAGCCCCGGCTGGCTCTGGTAGTTGAGTTTGAAGCCGTGGAGGCGAATCGATTGACGCCTGAATCGCTGGCGCTCAGGTTCTCAACCTGGGGAACCTTCGGGGGCTGCTGAGGCGCCTGTGGTTGAGGCTGTTCATACGACTGAGGTTGTTGATACGGCTTGGGCTGTGAATAttgctgcggctgcgctGATGAGCTACCCG harbors:
- a CDS encoding condensin complex subunit 2 domain-containing protein: MPRIAQMPRAGGAKSSSTNISGSPFKSPIKIPLNDDAQEKGQRMNNRKALQEKQIKEIKRAATPRNSLGIGGFDNGSQDPNTPRGTRGGLDDDDPIMVGGVSVTPMKRVPILANFEEWMKMATDNKINATNSWNFALIDYFHDMSLLKEGDGVNFQKASCTLDGCVKIYTNRIDSVATETGKLLSGLADSNNKKKDRDAEDGAGEGEESEEEVDEDGNVKKKTKKKVQRSSEATLAPSFASLQLKKFELEFAVDPLFKKASADFDEGGAKGLLLNHLMIDSQGRIVFDSSDDTGDADEKDKEDKGDEDEDEVEAEVEVEERERERDGDGDIDMEHDEHSQPEKDQRKSQTQEDADDADIEIDVSALGQRFFPDLGLLDELDICPSLKSFELGDPSGSMDIPFLKAPEDWRQDQENKSSDNHANKSGIFIDEDSPAGFDDDDLGLGNFDTLGDVAFGEGGEAWAKEAALEPQMRVYDAGMNSEEGGEGEGFDENGEYIVSMAKPENADKMHQDILSFFDQALQKNWTSAEHWRIRKIKDVNKPAGETKKRKEKEPFEIDFLSSLSPAQSDVIYTQASSNSAVCLPKKDWKSKSRNLLPDDKHFSSKVLLNLFLKPKARLASKRRGFGSRKSGHGYGSQDDDHQPAGELDEAFWAQQKAPEDAALPEGDYDANFFQDDDGLPFPGAEGDAGLTEGAGVTAMLNGETMNTMGAFGTQLITQTRRLRPEYVQYARVAKKVDVRRLKEELWKGMGLEELEKSVEPPEPSNGPRQSPPNPEDNTTLKFTEVMNSLQSVYPKPAMADISTSFCFICLLHLANEKGLVIENTEGLSELDIRKDWTADLTEGAV
- a CDS encoding sodium/calcium exchanger protein domain-containing protein, which translates into the protein MRTTNARRGRLSFRPFYTTVLLLSLLAAYSFLAHTYNQRHHGDSDGSLELFRRSDEEPECRQVHTAKDQCAFVKAYCVDEDAGLLPYLELYYCRLGKAQPFAFVLLVTWLGLLFTTIGIAASDFFSVNLSTIATILGLSESLAGVTFLAFGNGSPDVFSTFAAMSSNSASMAVGELIGAASFITGVVAGSMALVREFRVDRRTYARDICFFIVAVAFTMGFLADGELRFWECCAMIGYYILYVVTVVGCHWYITRRKRRLRREGEARSHFYGLTGHSGDELAGEPYRDDPDDTSQEASRHAPSTVAESILSALERGPIIEVDGQSVGTPGSVDSEETDEDHERMVVAEVTRSMRVLRPQGGRRNTLTPIRPSLIGALEFRSALAHLQRESNLQLSPIPARSYSENHVYRGRRGSTSAISDLLPSDQADVSARDAAVANGRERARSHGTAPASASVPQDLLGVVRERSDSSLLSPSDGAASQRTASPAPSYQIGGKLAPPPVDLPGAGGHHRQSPLAPRLQLQIPSRRGSLSSPTSPVMPFPQYTDSPMPISPNTQVEQPGFSMLPPPSATVRESPFATFGSAETESRPVIWWPYSVLPAPHVLLATLFPTLQGWREKALWDKAISIISVPSIFLLVITLPVVESETTTGEVDSLDDAHTYRSSHVAPPISIQPGEIEPENEWDRFRRYSLHRRNSDTMTGSVQTPLLALPNEDTLVISPHTRGPGAPKPLSEVRSISQGSEEKLGWNRWLVCLQLFMGPLFAVVILWANISEDWEKPGAMLVRMILWTLLGSLILLGALLLLTSEQKRPEYHFLFCFLGFIISIAWISTVAGEVVGVLKTFGVVLGISEALLGLTIFAAGNSVGDLVADITVARLGYPVMALSACFGGPMLNILLGIGVGGVLMMVQDANRHQHKHPGDDYAYKPYRIQIGGTLMISSITLLVILVGLLIAVPLNKWILSRRIGWALIAIWVASTVANVIVELTGAIGDIS
- a CDS encoding eukaryotic phosphomannomutase domain-containing protein produces the protein MSAPTYTPLEERPLKDTICLFDVDGTLTPARLDASPEVLALLQALRKKCSIGFVGGSDLIKQEEQLGKPAGVPVTTLFDYCFAENGLTAYKLGQPLPSNSFIRWIGEAQYKELANFCLHYIADLDIPVKRGTFVEFRNGMINVSPVGRNASTQERNDFEAFDKEAKVREKFVAALKERFGHLGLTFSIGGQISFDVFPTGWDKTYCLQHLENEAKKPNGITYKNIHFFGDKTFEGGNDFEIYSDSRTIGHSVKGPEDTMRILKELFDI
- a CDS encoding WW domain-containing protein, encoding MERSRGVPDNELFMSKPAPEDCDSPTVEPLRIFKPQSPDPYSRVSSTSSSRPTFPLPPGASSSAAPLPFPDDDDIRKPTAPKPYGSAYNDTSPRLDTNVAAEKKPGLAERRGAAPKPIHSPSSPDADYGLFARPLQDKPAASTTNYPTYQKTYYPPPGAAASGPSGSSSAQPQQYSQPKPYQQPQSYEQPQPQAPQQPPKVPQVENLSASDSGVNRFASTASNSTTRASRGSPPPPETPIVEPGNMPGGGIEARYAASGISGTATLTSLQASQVQSAAAAQRLAQYNNQQPQPQRPWTPTESPDQAPSGPPTVYQGMNPVSSPQPQQPITSPIPQQQPAQNQANAPAQVSVLEQDFQRMSTSSPPPAYSSVNPSGRSSYPNEKQRPQQANQAPASVPAATPTPAQASASTSSAPQPAKESVVAAATAAATAAAAAGLSSTAPHNQGHPAFANDPKPEPAIQHTQVVTMPPNLAAAGPVSPPPLPEGWIAHLDQNSGQYYYIHLASQATQWEFPKGPNPIVHDQAPLSPTASTYGNPLASPMFGKTPMASPMFPPHTPGYAESIMSVAASQAPTVGFTGPPPSAGVDMYRIQPTNGVYFGPYLKYVNMNIETGKWFGSILIVTDAPQPPTIHLHLSMDLSPNPKQLIPHPIFVHQRWTFYKYEIDIDMGEATDRWTYAVTSHLGCTRYEFVVAGRHETGWRFIAHSGNDFAVGTSQNERSKLGGVGFMWKDVLQKNVECGGFHVQLGLGDQIYGDRLWREVPLMKQWLAMSGRDNKRNTQWTARHEEDVSHAYFHYYTSHFDQPYLREAFAQIPHVLQIDDHDIFDGFGSYPDYMQSSAIFKNTGRVAADMYLLFQHHTTVEMMRNVSTDHDIFTITGTGWHFVKYLGPAVAVVGTDCRSERTQARVMAGPTYQGIFPKVATLPPSVQHVIWMVSVPLVYPRLDTVESLANTVAAGKKAVNTTYNILGKVTSSVAGVVGGKEMVAQGFSQVKKAVGKSGLMGNVLNQFGELDIQEVLKDMWTHDSKDLERTYFIRTLQGIAQQKGVRMTFLSGDVNCAGAGLVHDPTHPGDHKTMYQIITSPIVSAPQSTYVLKLLHNQKTLYVPLNGQKSTHEVSDTKEDMMEIFHTDASGATRELKKLMGRRNYVAVVAYDHDAVMAQSQGPFSPNPSIHSQQPGLSRLSLAVDFVVQGDGAFTATTKYGPVIIPHLEYGR